A stretch of the Neptunomonas phycophila genome encodes the following:
- a CDS encoding cobaltochelatase subunit CobN has translation MIKLFSLCVLLCLTLPAYAASLLAITSAANVPELVSGAHRFLKAQPSDQVIIRSTDQWKQLSRHEQASLLSNADIVFAAGVFGEPVARLQAALNAGEMRSFVALHSDRSLVLQSHIMGRRLLNNDADLDALMGHPSLDQSPMEWMTQHVAKHRNTQEWLQARLFWLGRDSYNMEGLFYHLSHLATQKQVDEATRFLPHLISPIRVVYQGETTDYRTFDMSVKPRWVVVMDYETGDRQGDKSVNEAMCTAIEQRDSSLGCLSLLASWGDASVAALEWLTEHDSSLAAIISLQSFVMGGSTGREQASQLLSQLNVPVIAALRLNDMSEQAWRLSEEGLPWDSVHYRVAMPELQGIGQSIIVAAKGAERVDQQTGAALAVITPIKGQIDILARRVERWSHLQQTANADKKIAIIYYNHPPGRHNIGADNLNVPESLFGILSSLKAAGYQTGELPENAEALLDLLQEQGVNLPEDGEALRTMATMVATVSPDQYSTWFSSLPESLQNEMQYGPLGYLHSAFKQAQQLENSETGRQMMRRVISDLKHAVEGADHKGRERVLSLLNQLEAIYETPELTDKVWHSAKEHIDAIVEQQIEGIRGWGAPPGNVMVSGGQLVLPGLQFGNVFIGPQPPRGWELNEELLHANLSFPPPHQYLAFYQWLQKEFKADALVHVGRHSTYEFLPRHRVGMSPEDYPAAIVDDLPSVYPYIVDGVGEGIQAKRRGQAIMVDHLTPPLDSTELYDQLLALRQLIESYEAAPDTAVAMRQRAIAEIRALVAQLHLEDELTASMAGELTVRGLTRFDEVDDTLLVHEVGHYLTGLQESFMPLGLHRFGQAWSAEAVDTMLASMGQQSSLADNVRTQLKASPAAEMSALLAGLSGEFIEPGKGNDPIRTPEVLPTGRNFFALDGSLIPTKLGYQVGVTLAQKANQQEGIAHTDQDADSIVLWASDVVRDEGALIAFGLDRLGIKPVWNSRGIVKGLARVDLNAASNNPDRSPRIRHDIVFTTSGLFRDLYGAQIIWLEQAVLMALDASANTIRSQYPALDYALTTALAPLGDLQQPGDDPLSRNRLAARWVRDAQAALNQGMPVEQAAVQATYRIFGTAPGAYGAGINRLVERSGAWQDRQELASTYLLRMGHAYGRNLQGEAKQSLFKQRLQTVGQTYLGRASNLYGLIDNNDAFDYLGGLNLAVETFSGQIPKGFVLSHADSQNIQVEPLQVALLSELRGRFLNPQWIEPLMQEGYAGARTMGSEFIEYLWGWQVTSPDLIKSWAWDEVKRVYIDDGLELELDTFLSQGQNVHVKSNMLAVMMVAAYKEFWQADQETITQLANEFTDLVLENGLPGSGHTSPSHPMFGWLESYVEPASYQKLQALLTKAQTELAPQAQASVNIASRITEVNISTTEAQKDAKNPQTSQKEDHVITESDALYFGLFAATLLMLWGYWRGSRSGMPKPTSRRD, from the coding sequence GTGATCAAGCTGTTTTCATTATGTGTTTTGTTGTGTCTTACTTTACCGGCTTATGCCGCGTCCTTATTGGCGATTACGTCGGCGGCTAATGTGCCTGAGCTGGTGTCGGGGGCGCATCGATTTTTAAAAGCGCAGCCGAGTGATCAAGTAATTATCCGTTCGACTGATCAGTGGAAACAATTGTCTCGCCATGAGCAAGCCTCATTATTATCTAACGCGGATATCGTGTTTGCCGCAGGCGTGTTTGGAGAGCCTGTTGCTCGGCTTCAGGCCGCGTTGAATGCGGGTGAGATGCGTTCATTTGTTGCACTACATAGTGATCGCTCCTTGGTGCTGCAATCCCATATTATGGGCCGACGCTTATTAAACAATGATGCAGATTTAGATGCGTTAATGGGTCACCCCAGTTTGGATCAAAGCCCAATGGAGTGGATGACTCAGCACGTAGCAAAACATCGCAATACTCAAGAATGGCTGCAAGCACGGCTTTTTTGGTTAGGGCGTGATAGCTATAACATGGAAGGGCTGTTTTATCACTTATCGCATTTAGCGACGCAGAAGCAGGTAGATGAGGCAACACGTTTTCTACCTCATTTAATCTCACCGATTCGAGTAGTGTATCAAGGCGAAACGACCGACTATCGCACGTTTGATATGAGTGTAAAGCCGCGTTGGGTCGTGGTAATGGATTATGAAACAGGTGATCGTCAAGGAGACAAATCGGTTAATGAGGCAATGTGTACCGCCATCGAGCAGCGTGATTCAAGCCTAGGGTGCTTATCTCTGTTGGCCAGCTGGGGAGACGCGAGTGTGGCCGCACTAGAATGGTTGACCGAGCACGACTCGTCCTTGGCTGCCATTATTAGTTTGCAGAGTTTTGTGATGGGCGGTAGTACAGGACGGGAGCAAGCCTCTCAACTTTTATCTCAATTGAATGTGCCTGTTATTGCCGCGCTGCGCTTAAATGATATGAGCGAACAGGCATGGCGCTTATCAGAAGAAGGCTTGCCGTGGGACTCGGTGCATTACCGAGTAGCCATGCCTGAGTTACAGGGGATTGGGCAGTCCATTATAGTGGCGGCGAAAGGTGCCGAGAGGGTTGATCAGCAAACAGGTGCTGCACTGGCAGTGATAACGCCCATTAAGGGGCAGATTGATATCCTAGCCCGACGGGTTGAGCGTTGGAGTCATTTGCAACAAACAGCGAATGCCGATAAAAAAATAGCCATTATTTATTACAACCACCCGCCTGGGCGCCATAATATTGGTGCCGATAACCTAAATGTGCCTGAGTCTCTTTTTGGAATACTGTCGTCGCTAAAAGCGGCTGGGTATCAGACCGGTGAATTACCTGAGAATGCGGAGGCGCTGCTTGATCTTCTACAAGAGCAAGGTGTTAATTTACCCGAAGATGGTGAGGCGCTGCGCACCATGGCGACCATGGTTGCAACGGTATCTCCGGATCAGTACAGCACTTGGTTCTCAAGTTTGCCAGAGTCCCTTCAGAACGAAATGCAGTACGGCCCTTTAGGGTATTTGCACAGCGCGTTTAAGCAAGCACAGCAGCTAGAAAATTCTGAAACCGGACGGCAGATGATGCGTCGGGTGATTAGTGATTTAAAACATGCCGTAGAAGGTGCTGATCATAAGGGGCGTGAGCGAGTGCTAAGCTTGCTGAATCAGTTGGAGGCAATATACGAAACGCCTGAGCTAACGGATAAAGTCTGGCACAGCGCGAAAGAGCACATCGATGCTATTGTTGAGCAACAAATAGAAGGCATTCGCGGTTGGGGCGCGCCACCCGGTAACGTAATGGTGTCTGGTGGTCAGCTTGTGTTACCTGGGCTTCAATTTGGCAATGTCTTTATCGGGCCGCAACCTCCACGAGGGTGGGAGCTTAACGAGGAGCTACTGCATGCTAATCTGTCGTTTCCTCCTCCCCACCAATATCTCGCTTTTTATCAATGGTTGCAGAAAGAGTTTAAAGCCGATGCGCTTGTGCATGTTGGGCGTCACTCTACGTATGAGTTTTTGCCAAGGCATCGTGTTGGCATGAGCCCAGAAGATTACCCTGCCGCGATTGTCGATGACCTTCCCAGTGTATACCCCTACATCGTGGATGGTGTTGGGGAAGGCATACAAGCTAAACGTCGTGGTCAGGCCATTATGGTTGACCATCTAACACCTCCGCTAGATAGCACGGAGCTATACGATCAATTACTGGCGTTGCGTCAATTGATTGAAAGTTACGAAGCGGCCCCGGATACGGCTGTTGCCATGCGCCAGCGAGCGATTGCAGAGATACGTGCGCTGGTGGCTCAACTGCATTTGGAAGATGAGCTGACAGCTAGCATGGCTGGCGAATTAACGGTACGTGGTTTAACTCGCTTTGATGAAGTGGATGACACCTTATTAGTCCATGAGGTAGGGCATTATCTAACCGGGCTGCAAGAATCCTTTATGCCACTGGGTTTGCATCGATTTGGTCAAGCATGGAGCGCTGAAGCTGTGGATACCATGTTGGCTTCGATGGGGCAGCAGTCATCGTTAGCCGATAACGTGCGTACTCAACTAAAGGCTTCGCCTGCGGCGGAAATGAGCGCCTTATTAGCAGGTTTATCCGGTGAGTTTATTGAACCAGGTAAAGGTAATGACCCCATACGAACGCCTGAAGTGCTGCCAACTGGACGTAACTTTTTTGCGCTTGACGGTAGCCTTATTCCCACGAAGTTAGGTTATCAGGTGGGCGTTACCTTAGCGCAAAAAGCGAATCAACAAGAAGGGATAGCTCACACGGATCAAGACGCGGACAGCATCGTATTGTGGGCTTCCGATGTGGTGCGTGATGAGGGCGCACTAATTGCCTTCGGGTTGGATCGCTTAGGTATCAAGCCCGTATGGAACAGTCGCGGTATTGTTAAAGGGTTAGCGCGCGTAGATTTAAATGCTGCATCTAATAACCCTGATCGATCACCTCGTATCCGTCACGATATCGTATTCACCACATCAGGCTTGTTTCGTGACTTATACGGTGCGCAAATTATCTGGTTAGAACAAGCGGTGCTGATGGCTCTTGATGCTTCGGCAAACACTATCCGCAGCCAATATCCCGCTCTCGATTATGCCCTCACAACAGCGCTTGCGCCGTTAGGAGACTTACAGCAGCCAGGTGATGATCCGCTATCCCGTAATCGATTGGCGGCACGTTGGGTGCGTGATGCACAAGCAGCCTTAAATCAAGGTATGCCCGTTGAGCAAGCGGCTGTTCAAGCCACCTATCGAATTTTTGGTACGGCTCCCGGTGCTTATGGCGCTGGTATAAATCGGTTGGTTGAGCGCTCGGGAGCATGGCAAGATAGACAGGAGCTTGCAAGTACTTACTTACTCCGTATGGGCCATGCTTACGGTAGAAACCTGCAGGGGGAAGCCAAACAATCCTTGTTTAAGCAGCGGCTACAAACCGTTGGGCAAACCTACCTTGGGCGTGCCAGTAACCTGTATGGTCTTATTGATAACAACGATGCTTTCGATTACCTCGGAGGTTTGAATTTAGCCGTCGAGACATTCTCAGGGCAGATACCAAAGGGGTTTGTACTGTCCCATGCGGATAGCCAAAATATTCAGGTAGAACCGCTACAAGTGGCTTTGTTGTCTGAGTTACGAGGACGCTTTTTAAACCCTCAATGGATCGAACCGCTGATGCAGGAAGGCTACGCCGGAGCGCGCACTATGGGCAGTGAGTTTATTGAATACCTTTGGGGATGGCAGGTGACTAGCCCTGATTTGATAAAAAGCTGGGCATGGGACGAAGTAAAGCGTGTTTATATTGATGATGGGTTGGAGCTAGAACTGGATACCTTTCTATCGCAAGGTCAAAACGTGCACGTTAAGTCCAATATGTTGGCTGTTATGATGGTAGCTGCATACAAAGAGTTTTGGCAAGCCGATCAAGAAACCATAACCCAGTTGGCGAATGAGTTTACCGACCTCGTTTTGGAAAATGGTTTACCTGGCAGCGGGCATACTAGCCCTAGCCATCCCATGTTTGGTTGGTTAGAGAGCTATGTTGAACCGGCTAGCTATCAAAAATTACAGGCATTACTCACAAAAGCACAAACGGAATTAGCGCCTCAAGCGCAGGCTTCCGTTAATATCGCTAGCCGCATCACCGAGGTCAATATCAGTACAACAGAGGCTCAAAAAGACGCTAAAAATCCACAAACCTCCCAAAAAGAAGACCACGTCATTACAGAAAGTGATGCGCTTTATTTTGGCTTATTTGCAGCGACGTTATTAATGTTGTGGGGGTACTGGCGCGGAAGCCGTTCTGGCATGCCCAAACCTACCTCACGGAGGGACTGA
- a CDS encoding 2-hydroxyacid dehydrogenase: MKSIHVLLVWPNRPEQMAMLDDAYHLHRYDLASEEGRVSMLDEFGDQIRAVVTTHGGGLEKSLIDRLPNLEIVACSSVGLDTLCVDECKARGIQVTNTPNVLTDDVADMALLLLLATVRRLVPGIHWVHSGDWVNKGMMPLNTSVHGKTVGIVGLGRIGKAIAHRAQAFGMKVCYYGRRQSPDVDYTYYDTIEALAHDVDILMPAIPGGESTEGLISKPVLKALGPQGYFINIARGSVVDENALVELLCAGQLAGAGLDVFADEPHVPEALLALDNVVLQPHCSSGTYETRGRMAQLVVDNLAAHFAGKALITPV; encoded by the coding sequence ATGAAATCGATCCATGTATTGTTAGTTTGGCCGAACCGTCCAGAGCAAATGGCAATGCTAGATGACGCATATCATCTCCATCGCTATGACTTGGCTAGCGAGGAGGGCAGGGTAAGCATGCTGGATGAATTTGGTGATCAAATACGTGCGGTGGTAACCACGCATGGCGGTGGGCTTGAAAAATCATTAATTGATCGTTTGCCCAATCTAGAAATTGTGGCTTGCAGTAGTGTTGGCCTAGATACTTTATGTGTTGATGAGTGCAAAGCTCGTGGCATTCAGGTAACCAATACACCGAATGTGCTGACTGATGATGTAGCCGATATGGCATTGCTACTTCTGCTCGCTACCGTTAGGCGTTTAGTGCCCGGTATTCATTGGGTGCACAGTGGAGATTGGGTCAATAAAGGCATGATGCCGCTGAACACTTCTGTTCATGGTAAAACCGTCGGGATAGTAGGGTTAGGGCGCATTGGTAAAGCCATCGCGCATCGCGCTCAAGCCTTTGGTATGAAGGTTTGCTATTACGGACGTCGTCAATCCCCCGATGTGGATTACACCTATTACGATACTATTGAGGCGCTCGCGCATGATGTCGATATTCTCATGCCTGCCATTCCTGGCGGAGAGAGCACCGAAGGTTTGATTAGTAAGCCAGTACTGAAAGCGCTGGGGCCTCAAGGCTACTTCATTAACATCGCCCGCGGGAGTGTGGTCGATGAAAACGCATTGGTTGAGCTACTCTGCGCTGGTCAGCTAGCGGGAGCGGGCTTGGATGTGTTTGCAGACGAACCGCATGTGCCCGAGGCTCTGCTTGCGTTAGATAATGTCGTTTTACAACCTCACTGCTCCAGTGGAACTTATGAAACACGTGGCCGTATGGCGCAATTGGTTGTGGATAACTTAGCCGCACATTTTGCAGGCAAGGCCCTTATAACGCCGGTTTGA
- a CDS encoding SLC13 family permease, whose protein sequence is MTINSRHLLILLADIALFVILLNTLPFEANVVKGLSILVFVAILWLTEALHVSVTALLVPLLAIATGVFKASEALVSFANPIIFLFLGGFALAAALHHQELDKAIANKVVAIAKGRMSVAVLMLFAVTAGLSMWISNTATTAMMLPLVLGIMNKLDGEKDRPTFLFILLGIAYCASIGGIATIVGSPPNAIAAAEAKLNFSQWMQLGLPITLILLPMAVAILYLLTKPNLSYRFEQQSTNIEWTRSRILTIIIFGLAVLSWIFSGPLNKALGGIASLDTVIAISAIILLCASRVVEWKTIEKSTDWGVLILFGGGICLSGVLKATGASEFLAQSLSHLLDHAGILVSLLTITAFVVMLTEFASNTASAAILIPVFAAIADSMGISPVILSAIIAISASCAFMLPVATPPNAIVFGLGYIKQSEMMRVGMVLNIICICVITAFAYLFW, encoded by the coding sequence ATGACAATTAATTCGCGACATTTGCTAATTCTATTAGCCGACATTGCTCTGTTCGTAATTCTCCTAAACACACTGCCATTTGAGGCTAATGTTGTTAAAGGACTCAGCATTTTAGTTTTTGTGGCCATTCTCTGGTTAACCGAAGCATTGCATGTGAGCGTTACAGCGTTATTAGTGCCTTTGCTGGCCATAGCGACTGGCGTTTTTAAAGCCTCTGAAGCTCTAGTTAGCTTTGCTAACCCCATCATCTTTTTGTTTTTGGGAGGCTTTGCATTAGCCGCCGCTCTGCATCATCAAGAGTTAGACAAAGCTATTGCGAATAAAGTGGTCGCTATTGCAAAAGGTCGGATGAGTGTCGCTGTGTTGATGCTTTTTGCCGTTACTGCAGGCCTATCAATGTGGATCAGTAATACAGCAACCACCGCTATGATGCTGCCCTTAGTGTTAGGGATAATGAACAAACTGGATGGGGAAAAAGACCGTCCTACTTTTCTTTTTATTCTGCTGGGCATTGCATACTGCGCCAGCATTGGAGGTATAGCCACTATTGTTGGTAGCCCTCCCAACGCAATAGCCGCCGCCGAAGCTAAATTAAACTTTTCACAGTGGATGCAACTAGGCCTACCTATTACGTTGATCCTACTTCCGATGGCCGTCGCCATCTTATACTTGTTAACAAAACCAAACCTCAGTTACCGTTTTGAGCAACAATCGACCAACATCGAATGGACTCGCAGCCGCATTCTAACCATTATCATTTTTGGGTTGGCTGTACTCAGCTGGATATTTAGCGGCCCTCTCAATAAAGCACTGGGTGGTATTGCAAGCCTTGATACTGTTATTGCCATATCGGCCATCATCTTGCTGTGTGCATCACGTGTTGTTGAATGGAAAACCATTGAGAAAAGTACTGACTGGGGCGTGCTCATCTTATTCGGTGGGGGCATTTGCTTAAGTGGCGTTCTTAAAGCGACAGGCGCAAGTGAGTTTCTTGCGCAAAGCTTGTCTCACTTGCTAGACCATGCCGGTATTTTAGTATCATTACTGACTATTACGGCTTTCGTTGTGATGTTGACAGAATTTGCCAGCAACACAGCGAGTGCCGCTATCCTCATTCCGGTTTTCGCAGCGATCGCCGATAGCATGGGGATTTCTCCTGTAATCTTATCAGCCATTATTGCGATTTCTGCTTCGTGTGCCTTCATGCTTCCGGTAGCCACGCCACCTAACGCCATTGTCTTTGGTCTTGGCTATATTAAGCAGAGCGAAATGATGCGCGTAGGCATGGTGCTAAACATCATTTGTATTTGTGTTATCACCGCTTTTGCTTACTTATTCTGGTAA
- a CDS encoding TRAP transporter substrate-binding protein yields the protein MNFSKALLTTALAGLVSVTAQAADFTFKIQSSDPSGDKNYQVQQEWADRVEALSGGRLDIELLPVGSVVKHTETLDAIKMGILDGHVTATGYFSGKDPAFGLIGNTVGAWSDTSQLLQYINYGGGYQVMTDLYAPYGVKFVGGSTTGVESFVSKVPLNGVEDLKGLKLRAPEGLVQQVFAAAGASPVNLPGSEVFTGLSKGVIDAADYTVFSTNQKAGMNDVATHPVQPGFHSLPLIDISVSQKKWDKLPADLQEILTVSVRDFAQDITTQLRIADQLAVKEAQANPEITIHDWSAQERKKFRAIAQSQWEIYAQKSPNAEKVYNSISTYLKENGLL from the coding sequence ATGAATTTCTCAAAAGCGCTTCTAACAACAGCCTTGGCGGGCTTGGTTTCTGTAACCGCACAGGCGGCTGACTTTACCTTTAAAATTCAGTCATCTGATCCATCAGGTGATAAAAACTATCAAGTTCAACAAGAATGGGCTGATCGCGTAGAAGCGCTGTCTGGTGGGCGCCTTGATATTGAACTACTCCCCGTAGGCAGTGTAGTTAAACACACCGAAACATTAGACGCGATTAAGATGGGCATACTCGATGGTCACGTAACAGCGACGGGTTACTTCTCAGGTAAAGACCCAGCGTTTGGTCTTATTGGTAATACAGTTGGCGCCTGGTCAGATACATCTCAGCTACTACAGTACATTAACTATGGCGGTGGCTACCAAGTAATGACTGACCTTTACGCACCCTATGGCGTTAAATTTGTCGGCGGCTCAACAACCGGCGTTGAGTCGTTTGTTTCTAAAGTGCCTTTGAACGGTGTAGAAGATTTAAAAGGCCTCAAACTGCGGGCACCAGAGGGCTTAGTACAACAAGTCTTTGCTGCAGCGGGTGCGTCTCCGGTTAACTTACCAGGCTCCGAAGTATTTACTGGATTAAGCAAAGGCGTTATCGATGCCGCCGACTACACGGTATTCTCAACAAACCAAAAAGCCGGCATGAACGATGTAGCAACTCACCCAGTACAGCCCGGTTTCCATTCTTTGCCATTGATCGATATTTCGGTTAGCCAAAAGAAATGGGATAAATTGCCAGCGGATCTTCAAGAAATTTTAACCGTGTCGGTACGCGATTTTGCACAAGACATTACAACCCAATTGCGTATAGCCGACCAGCTAGCGGTAAAAGAAGCACAAGCTAATCCTGAAATCACCATTCACGACTGGTCAGCACAAGAGCGTAAAAAATTCCGTGCTATCGCCCAGTCTCAGTGGGAAATTTATGCACAAAAGTCTCCTAACGCTGAAAAAGTCTACAACTCCATCTCTACATACCTGAAAGAGAATGGCCTGCTTTAA
- a CDS encoding TRAP transporter small permease subunit — MQSTDHLGGTPDHSPDDEQGRNLLDRLILRIGNLLSLLFIFTVAISFYEIVMRYIFNAPTMWVHESASFIGGSLFVVGGAYALANNKHVRVVLIYDQVSERTRHYLNIFHHLAGLAFTGMLVYGAWEITYSSWVTPFGDIRLETSGSAWDPAFPSLLKAVILVVVCVMFIQFLLHLINEVSRLKALTHRGRHHV, encoded by the coding sequence ATGCAATCGACAGATCATCTGGGTGGCACGCCCGATCACTCGCCCGACGATGAACAAGGCAGAAACCTTCTTGACCGCCTTATCCTTCGTATTGGTAACCTACTTAGCCTATTGTTTATCTTTACTGTTGCCATTTCATTCTATGAAATTGTGATGCGTTACATTTTCAACGCCCCCACTATGTGGGTGCATGAAAGCGCTTCGTTTATTGGCGGGTCTTTATTTGTTGTAGGCGGAGCATATGCTCTGGCTAATAATAAACACGTACGCGTTGTGCTTATATACGACCAAGTTTCCGAACGCACGCGCCATTATCTAAACATTTTCCACCACCTTGCAGGCTTGGCTTTCACCGGCATGCTGGTCTACGGCGCTTGGGAAATCACATACAGCAGCTGGGTAACACCCTTTGGCGATATCCGCCTTGAGACATCAGGATCGGCATGGGACCCTGCATTTCCTTCCCTGTTAAAGGCCGTCATTCTGGTCGTTGTCTGCGTTATGTTTATTCAGTTTTTATTGCACCTTATTAACGAAGTATCTCGGCTCAAAGCATTAACACATCGAGGCCGTCATCATGTTTGA